TAATAAACAAATATATTAGTCCCGGATTATTTGCACCTATAACAGATCGATCGTTTTGCAAAAGAAAGATTTGACACCCTTCGGTGTCGCCTCTTTTCCGGCTGCGGATCGCATCATGGATTGGCTGGGGAAACCACGCTCGTCGCCATGGTCGGAGCTCCCGGCGGATCTTGGCGGTCTCATCCTGCGCCTGCTGCCGTGCCACATCGACCGCCTCCGCTTCAGGAGCGTCTGTCGCCAATGGCGCCTGGTCGAGCGGCAGCAGCGGCCCCACTTGCCGCCGGCGCTGCCCCTCATCTGGTTGGGCGGCCACGCCTTCCTAAGCcctgccggcggcgagctgcgcCGCTTCCGTACGGACGACGTGGACGTGCTGCGCCGCATGTTCCCCAGCTGCCACGGCTCCTTCGACGGCTGGCTCCTGTACCAGCGGTACGGCGAGGACTCCAAGTGCTTCTTGGTCAACCCTCTCTCCGGAGCCACCATTGAGATGCCACTCTCGCTTGACAACGGCGCGAAGATCATCGTGTGCTCACCCGACCTCGTAACCGCCATCCTCTGGAGCAGCTCCGTCGCGTTCTACCGGCCCGGCGCCCTTTCATGGTCGGCTTGTCCGTCGGACCGCCGTGCAAGAGGGTTGTACGTGGACATCGCCCTGCACCGCGGGAAGCTCTACGCCCTCAACAACGAGGATGGACTCTTCGTTCATGAtgtcagcgccgccgccgccgccgccgtaccgAAGGCGTCCCGCGTCGTCGAGCATGCGATCACGCCACAGCCTCCCGCGGTGGCGAATCGAAGAGGGCTTCTCCTGATGCGGCGCTACCTCGTCGTGTCTTGTGCAGGCAAGCTACTCTTGGTGAAGTGGATGGTTCCTTCTCGTCGTGATCCTGACAACAGCAGGAGCGCCGCCTCGTCTTCCAATGCTACTGACCGGGTCGTGCTGAAGGTATTTGAGGCGGATCTGGAGAAGGGTCGGTG
Above is a genomic segment from Panicum hallii strain FIL2 chromosome 8, PHallii_v3.1, whole genome shotgun sequence containing:
- the LOC112902591 gene encoding uncharacterized protein LOC112902591; protein product: MDWLGKPRSSPWSELPADLGGLILRLLPCHIDRLRFRSVCRQWRLVERQQRPHLPPALPLIWLGGHAFLSPAGGELRRFRTDDVDVLRRMFPSCHGSFDGWLLYQRYGEDSKCFLVNPLSGATIEMPLSLDNGAKIIVCSPDLVTAILWSSSVAFYRPGALSWSACPSDRRARGLYVDIALHRGKLYALNNEDGLFVHDVSAAAAAAVPKASRVVEHAITPQPPAVANRRGLLLMRRYLVVSCAGKLLLVKWMVPSRRDPDNSRSAASSSNATDRVVLKVFEADLEKGRWTEVNSLDNGEALFVGGGCSKAVRLTGKDRRFRENCVYVLGHDFFGYCYKAMPSYGSYDLRSGTISEVALGRMQVVWPIWSMEWFFPQEQA